Proteins encoded in a region of the Prunus persica cultivar Lovell chromosome G4, Prunus_persica_NCBIv2, whole genome shotgun sequence genome:
- the LOC18780412 gene encoding uncharacterized protein LOC18780412, translated as MSSPSSSAFFVICLLHSAIAITCGALMMFYMMEIYTFGHGIETAKKLLGSTPHDQLLIRTSDSFSGLLLFAIGFLLLMVSFVKDREFQSFFAKGCTVLHVFMALWRCYFERRVEDLAWDWLRQTVGDVVLAASWVFFLVFSWREKYD; from the coding sequence ATGTCATCGCCCTCGTCGTCAGCTTTCTTCGTCATCTGCCTCCTCCACTCTGCAATAGCCATAACCTGTGGGGCCCTTATGATGTTCTACATGATGGAAATCTACACCTTCGGGCACGGGATCGAGACTGCGAAGAAGCTGCTGGGGTCCACGCCCCACGACCAGCTCTTGATTCGGACCTCTGATTCCTTCTCCGGGTTGCTCCTGTTCGCGATCGGGTTCTTGCTGCTCATGGTGTCGTTCGTGAAGGATCGCGAGTTCCAGAGCTTCTTCGCCAAAGGGTGCACGGTGCTGCATGTTTTCATGGCGCTGTGGCGATGCTACTTCGAGCGGAGGGTGGAGGACCTCGCTTGGGATTGGCTGAGGCAGACAGTCGGCGATGTAGTGTTGGCAGCCTCTTGGGTTTTCTTCCTTGTTTTCTCATGGAGAGAAAAGTACGACTAA
- the LOC18778966 gene encoding uncharacterized protein LOC18778966, with the protein MTGGSLGIRSGSYGSLDKQLQNNNNGVSPIQSARKPSKMLKEKERLFHWICKFAGRKKVGMLFLCLISAAVFVWVLYVGKGEDEQGVSVENISVNNSITISYLGSLQTHGPQSNNVTFSLALPPPPPAVFLGYTLPPGHPCNLFTLPPPPADKKRTGPRPCPVCYLPVEEAIALMPKVPSDSPVLKNLTYIYEENLSRETEFGGSDFGGYPTLQQRSDSYDIRESMSVHCGFVGGSKPGRNTGYDMDEVDLHDMEQCHGVVVASAIFGNFDEINQPTNISDYSKETVCFYMFIDEVTEAYLRSSGKLGSDRKVGIWRTVVVHNPPYTDGRRTGKIPKLLVHRMFPNARFSLWIDGKLELVVDPYQILERFLWRKNVTFAISKHYKRFDVFTEAEANKAAGKYKNASIDFQIEFYKKEGLTPYSEAKLPIISDVPEGCVIIREHVPISNLLTCLWFNEVDRFTSRDQISFSTVRDHIRERTNWTINMFYDCERRNFVVQKYHRDVLEHLAPRVPVAVPPPPLLPPPPPPPVISNEPPVQPSVETLPERVVNGPGKRGPRRGRDRRSGSRRHRKVVAGNRDIDSS; encoded by the exons ATGACTGGAGGGTCATTGGGGATTCGTTCAGGGAGTTATGGGTCTTTGGATAAACAGCTACAGAACAACAACAACGGAGTGTCGCCAATCCAATCTGCACGTAAGCCTTCAAAGATGCTCAAGGAGAAGGAGAGGTTGTTCCATTGGATCTGCAAGTTTGCCGGCCGCAAAAAGGTTGGAATGTTGTTCCTCTGTCTCATCTCCGCCGCGGTTTTCGTCTGGGTTTTGTACGTTGGAAAAG GTGAAGATGAACAAGGCGTCAGTGTCGAAAACATTAGTGTTAACAATAGCATCACTATAAGTTATCTTGGATCCTTGCAAACACATGGACCGCAAAGTAACAACGTGACTTTTTCGCTAGCATTGCCTCCTCCTCCCCCTGCTGTATTTCTGGGTTACACCCTTCCTCCTGGGCATCCATGTAATCTATTCACATTGCCTCCCCCACCAGCAGATAAAAAAAGAACTGGACCACGGC CTTGTCCAGTATGTTACCTTCCTGTGGAGGAAGCCATAGCCTTGATGCCAAAGGTCCCTTCAGATTCTCCTGTTCTTAAGAATTTAACATACAtttatgaagaaaatttgTCTAGAGAAACAGAATTTGGAGGCTCAGACTTTGGTGGATATCCTACTTTGCAGCAAAGGAGTGATTCTTATGATATAAGAGAGTCAATGAGTGTGCACTGTGg ATTTGTTGGTGGAAGTAAACCTGGACGCAATACAGGATATGATATGGATGAGGTTGACCTACATGATATGGAGCAGTGTCATGGTGTGGTTGTTGCATCAGCTATATTTG GGAATTTTGATGAGATAAACCAGCCGACAAACATTAGTGATTATTCCAAGGAGACCGTTTGCTTCTACATGTTTATAGATGAGGTGACGGAAGCTTATTTGAGGAGTTCTGGAAAACTGGGCAGCGATAGGAAAGTTGGTATATGGAGAACTGTTGTTGTGCATAACCCTCCTTATACGGATGGAAGGCGGACTGGGAAG aTTCCTAAGCTTCTAGTGCATAGGATGTTTCCAAATGCCCGCTTTTCTTTATGGATTGATGGGAAGCTTGAACTTGTCGTGGATCCATATCAAATTCTTGAAAG GTTCTTGTGGAGAAAAAATGTAACTTTTGCAATTTCTAAACATTATAAACGTTTTGACGTGTTTACGGAAGCTGAGGCAAATAAAGCAGCTGGAAAATACAAGAATGCTTCTATTGACTTCCAGATTGAGTTTTACAAAAAGGAAGGTTTGACCCCATATTCCGAGGCAAAGCTTCCTATTATAAGTG ATGTTCCTGAAGGATGTGTAATAATAAGGGAGCACGTCCCTATCAGCAACCTTCTCACTTGTCTTTGGTTCAATGAAGTTGATCGTTTTACTTCCAGGGACCAAATTAGTTTCTCCACTGTCAGAGACCACATCAGGGAAAGGACAAACTGGACTATCAATATGTTCTACGACTGTGAAAGGCGCAATTTTGTTGTTCAG AAATATCATAGAGATGTTTTGGAGCACCTGGCGCCTCGTGTTCCTGTGGCTGTTCCTCCACCACCACTATtaccgccgccgccgccgccaccAGTTATAAGTAACGAACCACCAGTTCAACCATCAGTCGAAACTTTGCCCGAAAGGGTTGTAAATGGCCCAGGTAAGAGGGGCCCAAGGCGCGGGAGAGATCGAAGGTCTGGTTCTAGGCGTCACCGCAAAGTTGTGGCCGGTAACAGAGACATTGATTCAAGTTAA
- the LOC18781374 gene encoding linoleate 13S-lipoxygenase 3-1, chloroplastic isoform X2 — MTTTMISSFNSKALNCVLWNTPKFSSPPPNLFSSTKRRRLQQIRKKKAHDQATVSSLISSTAVYQTTTLPVELTALVTVRKSLKLSIQDMMLHWFGNHDHFSHHKEKEKCLVLQLVSTETEAESTKPKLSNEAILDWSKDLNLNLILGAGKTSYEVQFEVDPKFGMPGAITVSNKYEKELYLDSINVEGVVHIGCNSWIQPDKDSSEKRIFFSTKAYLPDETPAGLKELREMELRQLRGDGTGLRLPSDRTYDYDTYNDIGNPDAGIEYIRSTLGGNTHPHPRRCRTGRPPTSTDDNMESPENEFKRIYVPRDEEFEEAKQGALDVGKLKGILRHIIPTLTIIASRDSNVFKGYVDTNCLYSTDMSLPKILNKVQEFLKFDPPKLISDEEFGRQAIAGVNPMSIQKLTVFPPVSKLDPSIYSPQESALKEEHIIGHLNGMSIQQALEENKLFILDYHDIFLPYLDQINALDDRRAYGTRTILFLTPLGTLKPISIELSFPPTNSDSPSKQVLTPPVDFTTNWLWQIGKAHVSSNDACAHQLIHHWLRTHACMEPLIIAAHRQLSVMHPIYKLLNPHMRYTLKINALARQFLINAGGVIESNFTAGKYCMEMSCAAYRDWWRFDLEGLPADLLRRGMAVPDSTQVHGIRLVIEDYPYATDGLLIWSAIETLVRTYVNYYYPDASAVNFDTELQAWYNESINLGHADLRHASWWPKLSTPDDLTSILTTIIWVTSAQHAALNNGQYPYGGYVPTRSPHMRRLLPEEHDPEYTTFMQDPQKYFLSSFPSLLEATKYMAAIDIISAHSPDEEYIGDRKDLSTWSADTVIIEAFYRFSMEMRRIEKEIERRNTDSNLRNRCGAGVSPYELLMPSSEPGVTCRGVPNSISI, encoded by the exons atgACAACTACTATGATTAGCTCATTTAATTCAAAGGCACTGAATTGTGTTCTTTGGAACACgccaaagttttcttctcctcctcccaatttgttttcttcaacaaaGAGAAGGAGATTGCAACAaattaggaagaagaaggctCATGATCAGGCCACGGTAAGTTCATTAATATCCTCTACTGCCGTTTATCAGACGACGACGCTGCCCGTTGAACTCACTGCGCTGGTGACTGTAAGGAAAAGTCTGAAGCTAAGCATCCAAGACATGATGCTTCATTGGTTTGGCAATCATGATCATTTCTCCCACCACAAGGAAAAGGAGAAGTGTCTTGTTTTACAGCTTGTTAGTACTGAAACTGAAGCAG AGTCCACGAAGCCAAAGCTGAGCAATGAAGCTATATTGGATTGGTCCAAGGATCTAAACCTAAACCTAATCCTCGGTGCTGGGAAAACCAGTTACGAAGTTCAATTTGAGGTGGATCCTAAATTTGGGATGCCAGGAGCCATCACAGTGAGTAACAAGTACGAGAAGGAGTTGTATTTGGATAGCATCAACGTTGAAGGCGTCGTGCATATTGGCTGCAACTCTTGGATTCAACCAGACAAAGATTCCTCGGAAAAAAGAATCTTCTTCTCTACTAAG GCATACTTACCTGATGAGACACCAGCAGGGCTGAAAGAGCTGAGAGAAATGGAGCTAAGGCAGCTAAGGGGTGATGGGACGGGACTCAGATTACCATCCGATAGAACATACGACTATGACACTTACAATGACATTGGAAATCCAGATGCGGGGATTGAATACATACGATCTACCCTTGGGGGCAATACACACCCACACCCTAGACGTTGTCGAACTGGTCGACCACCAACCAGCACAG ATGATAATATGGAGTCACCGGAAAATGAATTCAAGAGAATTTACGTGCCAAGAGATGAAGAGTTTGAGGAGGCGAAGCAAGGAGCTCTTGACGTTGGAAAGTTGAAGGGGATTCTCCGGCATATAATTCCTACCCTTACAATTATTGCTAGTAGGGACAGCAATGTTTTCAAGGGGTATGTAGATACCAACTGTCTCTATAGTACTGACATGTCTTTACCCAAGATTTTGAACAAAGTCCAGGAATTCCTCAAATTTGACCCTCCAAAGTTAATCTCTG ATGAAGAATTTGGGCGTCAAGCAATTGCCGGCGTAAACCCTATGAGCATACAAAAGCTCACGGTTTTCCCACCTGTTAGCAAATTGGATCCCTCCATTTATAGTCCACAAGAGTCGGCACTCAAGGAGGAGCATATAATAGGCCATCTCAATGGCATGTCAATACAGCAG GCATTAGAAGAAAACAAGCTGTTCATACTAGACTATCATGACATTTTCCTTCCATATCTGGACCAAATAAATGCTTTGGATGATCGAAGAGCTTACGGAACCCGTACAATTTTGTTCTTGACCCCATTGGGAACCTTGAAGCCCATTTCTATTGAACTCAGCTTCCCTCCAACCAATTCGGATTCACCATCCAAGCAGGTTCTCACTCCTCCAGTTGATTTTACAACAAATTGGCTTTGGCAGATTGGCAAAGCCCACGTCTCGTCCAACGATGCCTGTGCTCATCAACTGATTCATCATTG GTTACGCACCCATGCCTGCATGGAACCACTTATAATAGCAGCCCACCGGCAGCTGAGTGTGATGCACCCTATCTACAAGCTTCTCAATCCTCACATGCGCTACACCTTGAAGATAAATGCATTGGCCCGCCAATTTCTCATCAATGCTGGAGGCGTAATCGAGTCGAATTTCACTGCTGGTAAATATTGCATGGAGATGAGTTGTGCGGCTTATCGAGATTGGTGGCGCTTTGACCTTGAGGGCCTTCCTGCAGATCTCCTTAGAAG AGGCATGGCAGTACCAGACTCTACTCAAGTCCATGGGATAAGACTGGTAATTGAAGACTACCCTTATGCAACAGATGGACTCCTCATATGGTCAGCAATTGAGACATTGGTCCGAACCTATGTCAATTACTACTATCCTGATGCAAGTGCGGTTAATTTTGATACAGAACTGCAGGCCTGGTACAATGAGTCAATCAATTTAGGCCATGCTGATCTTCGCCATGCTAGCTGGTGGCCTAAACTCTCTACTCCAGATGATCTTACATCCATTCTCACCACCATCATTTGGGTCACATCGGCACAGCATGCTGCCTTGAACAATGGGCAGTATCCATATGGCGGGTATGTCCCGACCCGCTCACCACACATGCGGAGACTACTGCCAGAGGAGCATGACCCAGAGTATACTACTTTCATGCAGGATCCACAGAAATACTTCCTATCATCATTCCCCAGTTTACTCGAAGCAACAAAGTACATGGCTGCAATAGACATCATTTCAGCACACTCACCGGATGAGGAGTATATTGGGGACAGAAAGGACTTGTCAACCTGGTCAGCTGACACAGTGATTATTGAGGCGTTCTACAGATTTTCTATGGAGATGAGGAGGATAGAAAAAGAGATTGAACGAAGAAATACTGATTCAAACCTTAGGAACAGATGTGGGGCTGGGGTTTCCCCATACGAGTTGCTCATGCCAAGCTCAGAACCTGGGGTTACATGTAGAGGAGTGCCCAATAGTATATCAATCTGA
- the LOC18781374 gene encoding linoleate 13S-lipoxygenase 3-1, chloroplastic isoform X1, producing MTTTMISSFNSKALNCVLWNTPKFSSPPPNLFSSTKRRRLQQIRKKKAHDQATVSSLISSTAVYQTTTLPVELTALVTVRKSLKLSIQDMMLHWFGNHDHFSHHKEKEKCLVLQLVSTETEAESTKPKLSNEAILDWSKDLNLNLILGAGKTSYEVQFEVDPKFGMPGAITVSNKYEKELYLDSINVEGVVHIGCNSWIQPDKDSSEKRIFFSTKAYLPDETPAGLKELREMELRQLRGDGTGLRLPSDRTYDYDTYNDIGNPDAGIEYIRSTLGGNTHPHPRRCRTGRPPTSTDDNMESPENEFKRIYVPRDEEFEEAKQGALDVGKLKGILRHIIPTLTIIASRDSNVFKGYVDTNCLYSTDMSLPKILNKVQEFLKFDPPKLISGLISCCLPDEEFGRQAIAGVNPMSIQKLTVFPPVSKLDPSIYSPQESALKEEHIIGHLNGMSIQQALEENKLFILDYHDIFLPYLDQINALDDRRAYGTRTILFLTPLGTLKPISIELSFPPTNSDSPSKQVLTPPVDFTTNWLWQIGKAHVSSNDACAHQLIHHWLRTHACMEPLIIAAHRQLSVMHPIYKLLNPHMRYTLKINALARQFLINAGGVIESNFTAGKYCMEMSCAAYRDWWRFDLEGLPADLLRRGMAVPDSTQVHGIRLVIEDYPYATDGLLIWSAIETLVRTYVNYYYPDASAVNFDTELQAWYNESINLGHADLRHASWWPKLSTPDDLTSILTTIIWVTSAQHAALNNGQYPYGGYVPTRSPHMRRLLPEEHDPEYTTFMQDPQKYFLSSFPSLLEATKYMAAIDIISAHSPDEEYIGDRKDLSTWSADTVIIEAFYRFSMEMRRIEKEIERRNTDSNLRNRCGAGVSPYELLMPSSEPGVTCRGVPNSISI from the exons atgACAACTACTATGATTAGCTCATTTAATTCAAAGGCACTGAATTGTGTTCTTTGGAACACgccaaagttttcttctcctcctcccaatttgttttcttcaacaaaGAGAAGGAGATTGCAACAaattaggaagaagaaggctCATGATCAGGCCACGGTAAGTTCATTAATATCCTCTACTGCCGTTTATCAGACGACGACGCTGCCCGTTGAACTCACTGCGCTGGTGACTGTAAGGAAAAGTCTGAAGCTAAGCATCCAAGACATGATGCTTCATTGGTTTGGCAATCATGATCATTTCTCCCACCACAAGGAAAAGGAGAAGTGTCTTGTTTTACAGCTTGTTAGTACTGAAACTGAAGCAG AGTCCACGAAGCCAAAGCTGAGCAATGAAGCTATATTGGATTGGTCCAAGGATCTAAACCTAAACCTAATCCTCGGTGCTGGGAAAACCAGTTACGAAGTTCAATTTGAGGTGGATCCTAAATTTGGGATGCCAGGAGCCATCACAGTGAGTAACAAGTACGAGAAGGAGTTGTATTTGGATAGCATCAACGTTGAAGGCGTCGTGCATATTGGCTGCAACTCTTGGATTCAACCAGACAAAGATTCCTCGGAAAAAAGAATCTTCTTCTCTACTAAG GCATACTTACCTGATGAGACACCAGCAGGGCTGAAAGAGCTGAGAGAAATGGAGCTAAGGCAGCTAAGGGGTGATGGGACGGGACTCAGATTACCATCCGATAGAACATACGACTATGACACTTACAATGACATTGGAAATCCAGATGCGGGGATTGAATACATACGATCTACCCTTGGGGGCAATACACACCCACACCCTAGACGTTGTCGAACTGGTCGACCACCAACCAGCACAG ATGATAATATGGAGTCACCGGAAAATGAATTCAAGAGAATTTACGTGCCAAGAGATGAAGAGTTTGAGGAGGCGAAGCAAGGAGCTCTTGACGTTGGAAAGTTGAAGGGGATTCTCCGGCATATAATTCCTACCCTTACAATTATTGCTAGTAGGGACAGCAATGTTTTCAAGGGGTATGTAGATACCAACTGTCTCTATAGTACTGACATGTCTTTACCCAAGATTTTGAACAAAGTCCAGGAATTCCTCAAATTTGACCCTCCAAAGTTAATCTCTG GGCTTATATCTTGTTGTTTGCCAGATGAAGAATTTGGGCGTCAAGCAATTGCCGGCGTAAACCCTATGAGCATACAAAAGCTCACGGTTTTCCCACCTGTTAGCAAATTGGATCCCTCCATTTATAGTCCACAAGAGTCGGCACTCAAGGAGGAGCATATAATAGGCCATCTCAATGGCATGTCAATACAGCAG GCATTAGAAGAAAACAAGCTGTTCATACTAGACTATCATGACATTTTCCTTCCATATCTGGACCAAATAAATGCTTTGGATGATCGAAGAGCTTACGGAACCCGTACAATTTTGTTCTTGACCCCATTGGGAACCTTGAAGCCCATTTCTATTGAACTCAGCTTCCCTCCAACCAATTCGGATTCACCATCCAAGCAGGTTCTCACTCCTCCAGTTGATTTTACAACAAATTGGCTTTGGCAGATTGGCAAAGCCCACGTCTCGTCCAACGATGCCTGTGCTCATCAACTGATTCATCATTG GTTACGCACCCATGCCTGCATGGAACCACTTATAATAGCAGCCCACCGGCAGCTGAGTGTGATGCACCCTATCTACAAGCTTCTCAATCCTCACATGCGCTACACCTTGAAGATAAATGCATTGGCCCGCCAATTTCTCATCAATGCTGGAGGCGTAATCGAGTCGAATTTCACTGCTGGTAAATATTGCATGGAGATGAGTTGTGCGGCTTATCGAGATTGGTGGCGCTTTGACCTTGAGGGCCTTCCTGCAGATCTCCTTAGAAG AGGCATGGCAGTACCAGACTCTACTCAAGTCCATGGGATAAGACTGGTAATTGAAGACTACCCTTATGCAACAGATGGACTCCTCATATGGTCAGCAATTGAGACATTGGTCCGAACCTATGTCAATTACTACTATCCTGATGCAAGTGCGGTTAATTTTGATACAGAACTGCAGGCCTGGTACAATGAGTCAATCAATTTAGGCCATGCTGATCTTCGCCATGCTAGCTGGTGGCCTAAACTCTCTACTCCAGATGATCTTACATCCATTCTCACCACCATCATTTGGGTCACATCGGCACAGCATGCTGCCTTGAACAATGGGCAGTATCCATATGGCGGGTATGTCCCGACCCGCTCACCACACATGCGGAGACTACTGCCAGAGGAGCATGACCCAGAGTATACTACTTTCATGCAGGATCCACAGAAATACTTCCTATCATCATTCCCCAGTTTACTCGAAGCAACAAAGTACATGGCTGCAATAGACATCATTTCAGCACACTCACCGGATGAGGAGTATATTGGGGACAGAAAGGACTTGTCAACCTGGTCAGCTGACACAGTGATTATTGAGGCGTTCTACAGATTTTCTATGGAGATGAGGAGGATAGAAAAAGAGATTGAACGAAGAAATACTGATTCAAACCTTAGGAACAGATGTGGGGCTGGGGTTTCCCCATACGAGTTGCTCATGCCAAGCTCAGAACCTGGGGTTACATGTAGAGGAGTGCCCAATAGTATATCAATCTGA
- the LOC18778176 gene encoding uncharacterized protein LOC18778176, translating into MATTPATAQQLLAASFSGMVFGFLEDCQEFRESYSSSSDGSQENEAFLLDEEEEEAGDQEEKDRRFWENQHQLLQTTLCRTSSLETRIRSVTKEAVNEINREGTECGCGKPMASGCRSCLMREVSGRLCNAGYNSAICKSKWRSSPDIPSGEHTFIDVVDSSNPKKGEVRVIIELNFRAEFEMARASNEYNNLVNRLPEVFVGKVERLQNLIKILCSAAKKCMKEKKMHMGPWRKQKYMQAKWLSPCKRTTSTPLLSVGNSGRLRPKPKESMLTVDLLEMLPNSYCITAVEVV; encoded by the exons ATGGCTACAACTCCTGCCACCGCTCAACAATTACTGGCGGCGAGTTTTTCCGGCATGGTTTTCGGGTTTCTTGAGGATTGTCAAGAATTCCGGGAAAGCTATAGCAGCAGCAGCGATGGAAGCCAAGAAAATGAAGCCTTCTTGCTagatgaagaggaagaagaggctGGAGATCAGGAGGAGAAGGACAGGAGGTTTTGGGAAAACCAGCACCAGCTTTTACAA ACGACCTTGTGCAGAACTAGTTCTCTTGAGACGAGAATTAGGAGTGTGACAAAAGAGGCGGTGAATGAGATAAATAGGGAAGGGACAGAGTGTGGTTGTGGGAAACCGATGGCTAGCGGTTGCCGGAGCTGCCTAATGAGAGAAGTTTCCGGCAGGCTTTGCAATGCTGGTTACAACAGTGCCATCTGCAAGTCTAAGTGGAGGAGTTCGCCGGATATTCCTTCAG GAGAGCACACATTTATTGATGTGGTGGACAGTTCAAACCCTAAGAAAGGAGAGGTGAGGGTGATTATAGAACTCAACTTCAGAGCAGAGTTCGAGATGGCCAGAGCAAGCAATGAATACAATAATCTGGTGAACCGGCTTCCTGAAGTGTTTGTTGGCAAAGTTGAGAGACTACAAAACCTAATTAAAATCTTATGCTCAGCTGCAAAGAAATgcatgaaggagaagaaaatgcaCATGGGGCCATGGAGGAAGCAGAAGTACATGCAAGCTAAATGGCTCAGTCCCTGCAAAAGAACAACATCAACACCACTTTTGTCAGTGGGAAACTCTGGCCGGTTGCGGCCAAAGCCGAAGGAATCCATGCTAACGGTAGATTTGCTGGAGATGCTGCCTAACAGTTATTGCATCACAGCAGTTGAAGTTGTGTGA
- the LOC18778219 gene encoding L-type lectin-domain containing receptor kinase VII.1, producing the protein MKETNQHPKHLLLLILLPAILSLQSALAVDFVFNGFNSSDMLLLYSNATVESRILTLTNSTNFSIGRALYKSKIPAKAPNSSYVYPFSTSFIFSIAPYKNTLPGHGMVFIFTPVAGIKGTSSSQHLGLFNFTNDGIPSNHVFGVEFDVFKNEEFQDINDNHVGIDVNSLKSVEAHEAGYWPENNDGSDDKDFKKLKLNSGENYQVWIDYKDFFINVTMVRAGMQRPRTPILSVFYNLSDVFEDEMFVGFTSSTGQLVESHKVLAWSFSNSNFSLSESLITSGLPSFVLPKSPIFKSKGFIAGIVVGGLFVIGVCALFSLFLIKRHRRLAREREDMEDWELEFWPHRITYQEIEAATKSFGEGNVIGVGANGKVYKGVLAGGAEVAVKRISHENDGMREFLAEISSIGRLKQRNLVGLRGWCKREKGSFMLVYDYMENGSLDKRVFDCDESKMLSFEDRIRILRDVASGVLYLHEGWESKVLHRDIKASNVLLDKEMNGRLGDFGLARMHGHGEVLGTTRVVGTIGYLAPEIIRVGRASDQTDVFGFGILILEVMCGRRPIEDGKPPLVEWVWQLMVQGKLMDGFDERLRTKGEFNEEEVERVLHLGLLCAYPDPNARPSMRQVVKVLEGKNDQPEESETEDMDAYLLHKLQSKEMWSDFSQTFGYGSAHPTFEDIKQSISTSMSLSWSNTSMVEGR; encoded by the coding sequence ATGAAGGAAACAAACCAGCATCCCAAACATCTCCTCCTGCTAATTTTACTGCCTGCAATCCTATCTCTCCAATCAGCTTTGGCTGTGGACTTTGTGTTCAATGGCTTCAACTCCTCAGACATGCTGCTTCTCTACAGCAACGCCACCGTCGAATCTAGGATTCTAACACTCACAAACAGCACAAATTTCTCCATCGGCCGAGCACTTTACAAGTCCAAGATCCCCGCCAAGGCACCAAACTCTTCGTATGTGTATCCTTTCTCaacttctttcattttctccatTGCTCCTTACAAGAACACTCTCCCTGGCCATGGcatggttttcattttcacccCGGTTGCCGGCATCAAAGGCACGAGCTCAAGCCAGCATCTTGGGCTCTTCAACTTCACCAACGATGGCATCCCCAGCAACCATGTGTTTGGTGTGGAATTTGATGTTTTCAAGAATGAAGAGTTCCAGGACATTAACGACAACCATGTTGGTATTGATGTGAATTCCCTCAAGTCTGTAGAAGCACATGAGGCAGGGTATTGGCCTGAAAATAACGATGGCAGTGACGACAAGGATTTCAAGAAATTGAAGCTGAACAGTGGAGAAAATTACCAAGTTTGGATTGATTATAAGGATTTCTTTATTAATGTTACTATGGTAAGAGCGGGCATGCAAAGGCCTCGAACCCCAATTTTGAgtgttttttataatttatctGATGTTTTTGAGGATGAAATGTTTGTTGGGTTCACAAGTTCAACAGGGCAGTTGGTTGAGAGCCATAAGGTTTTGGCTTGGAGCTTTAGCAATTCCAACTTTTCGTTGAGTGAGAGCTTGATCACTTCGGGTTTGCCTTCTTTTGTGCTTCCAAAGAGTCCGATTTTCAAGTCAAAAGGTTTTATTGCAGGAATTGTAGTGGGTGGTTTGTTTGTAATTGGTGTATGTGCTctgttttctctgtttttgattaagaGGCATAGGAGGCTAgcaagggagagagaggataTGGAGGACTGGGAATTGGAGTTCTGGCCGCATAGGATTACTTATCAGGAAATCGAAGCGGCTACGAAGAGTTTCGGAGAAGGAAATGTGATTGGGGTTGGAGCCAATGGGAAGGTTTACAAAGGTGTTTTGGCAGGAGGGGCAGAGGTTGCAGTGAAGCGCATTTCACATGAAAATGATGGAATGAGAGAGTTCTTGGCTGAAATTTCAAGCATCGGGAGGTTGAAGCAAAGGAACTTGGTAGGGTTGAGAGGTTGGtgtaagagagagaagggtagCTTCATGCTGGTTTATGATTATATGGAAAACGGAAGTTTGGACAAGAGGGTGTTTGATTGTGATGAGAGTAAGATGTTGAGCTTTGAAGATAGAATTAGGATTTTGAGAGATGTGGCTTCAGGGGTTTTGTACTTGCATGAGGGTTGGGAATCCAAAGTCCTACATAGGGACATTAAGGCAAGCAATGTGCTACTTGATAAGGAAATGAATGGAAGGCTTGGGGATTTTGGGTTGGCAAGGATGCATGGTCACGGTGAAGTGCTTGGCACCACTAGGGTGGTTGGAACCATAGGGTACCTGGCCCCGGAAATCATACGGGTCGGGCGAGCATCGGATCAAACCGATGTGTTTGGGTTCGGGATCTTGATTTTGGAAGTAATGTGTGGGAGGAGGCCTATAGAGGATGGGAAGCCACCTTTGGTGGAATGGGTGTGGCAACTTATGGTACAAGGCAAATTAATGGATGGGTTTGATGAGAGGCTTAGGACTAAAGGAGAATTCAACGAGGAGGAAGTGGAGAGAGTGCTGCATTTGGGATTGTTGTGTGCATATCCTGACCCAAATGCTAGACCATCAATGAGACAAGTGGTCAAAGTCTTGGAGGGCAAGAATGATCAGCCGGAGGAGTCTGAAACTGAGGATATGGATGCATATTTGCTCCACAAATTGCAATCCAAAGAGATGtggtctgatttttctcaaactTTTGGGTATGGATCAGCACACCCAACTTTTGAGGATATTAAGCAGTCCATATCCACTTCAATGTCTCTGTCTTGGTCCAATACTAGCATGGTGGAGGGCAGGTGA